From a region of the Haematobia irritans isolate KBUSLIRL chromosome 4, ASM5000362v1, whole genome shotgun sequence genome:
- the LOC142234348 gene encoding uncharacterized protein LOC142234348, with product MDACEAPPNKKPRTKPKVVKDWEDEDVFKLITFVESQPCLWNAGDEGYHNKMLRDNAWKSICEGFEDKFSQIDVNAKWTNLRIQYRGYAARAKTKSGQGYVEQPKWKFFNAMSFVGRVEDQQTQRTISNYFSEVESDCDVSEFNLPSAIYTTPSQTSRRQQTSSSQSATTQIAETMREAISAMKDKNENALNPNATFANYLLSELKTLNDDSAAIVRKKVTLFFLQCLDEARN from the exons ATGGATGCTTGCGAGGCTCCTCCGAACAAGAAGCCGCGAACAAAGCCGAAAGTGGTAAAAGATTGGGAGGACGAAGATGTTTTCAAGCTGATTACTTTCGTTGAAAGTCAACCTTGCTTGTGGAATGCTGGCGATGAAGGTTACCATAACAAAATGCTACGGGATAATGCATGGAAAAGCATTTGTGAAGGCTTTgaagacaaattttctcaaatagatgtaaatGCAAAGTGGACAAATTTACGTATACAATATCGAGGCTACGCAGCTAGAGCTAAAACAAAATCTGGCCAGGGCTACGTTGAGCAGCCAAAGTGGAAATTTTTCAATGCTATGAGTTTTGTTGGGCGAGTTGAAGACCAACaaactcagcgtacaatttcaaattatttttcggAGGTTGAGTCTGACTGTGacg tttcCGAATTCAATTTACCCTCTGCAATATATACAACACCATCACAAACGTCCCGGCGGCAACAAACATCCAGTTCCCAATCGGCAACCACGCAGATTGCCGAAACAATGCGCGAGGCTATTTCGGCAATGAaagataaaaatgaaaatgcatTAAATCCAAATGCTACCTTCGCAAACTATTtacttagtgaactaaaaacatTAAATGATGATTCTGCAGCAATTGTTCGCAAGAAGGTTACACTGTTTTTCTTGCAGTGCTTGGATGAAGCAAGGAATTAG
- the LOC142235987 gene encoding uncharacterized protein LOC142235987, with product MEITTGIRKILIGCIYRPNNTVDIQPLLEVLESETLGFNDVILAGDFNSNILVDSSLLDKMLTLSLVTTNNVYPTHFSSSGFSTLLDLFLVNNPCEILHYDQISASCFSKHDLIFLDYNFPKHEKVGTYNYTYRDYRSINYTDLQDRINSVSWDNIYTFSTVDQQLEFLQGNIVRIYDETIPIRNRRTKSNHGPWFNSTIKSCIRERDIAYSKWKRFRTPELLQEYRSSRNRVNSYIKAAKVQYYAGKFHRAVDSISKWGVIRDISVGKSRYLSQHCGDLDELNKAFVNIPTIQIDVSFYCNSNRTADDSDIYGSFEFRCVSYDEVVISFSKVKSNAVGLDGIDPKFIRIILPTILPFVTHFFNTILTTSMYPTMWKHAKIIPVPKSNLDFRPISILSYLSKVFEKILHSQMSEYLHRESLLTAFDSVDHQNLAVKLRRFFKFSSTALDLITSYLKDRIQTVYSGGDRSGPLPVYRGVPQGSIIGPLLFSLYANDLPLQLEHCKTVMYADDVQVFLSGNVGSIRDTVERLNYDLNRVFNWAKANGLLLNPTKSKYLIIHRNKHFHPHAPDIIINGQKVDVVTRAKNLGVIFNSSLSWTDHVNSAAGQTYARLRALWFSHSYTPLNIRILLAKTLLVPGLIYGCELFANCDSGSLRRLNVAFNSIIRYVYGLNRRQRKLIAKRTPDNLYNKLRFARSSRGRKIIPFRRRCLVSEWHFFVSTIRLWNTLPSNIQSISNPFIFKKRILQLSTYTTLNIHNIILQLNKDVNIISTTTTTTGAFYGITIHHSFHISMNPALAYGPFFPMTIARKQEKALR from the exons ATGGAGATTACCACAGGGATTAGGAAAATTCTTATAGGTTGCATATATCGACCAAACAACACGGTTGATATACAGCCCCTTTTAGAGGTTCTCGAAAGTGAAACTCTGGGTTTTAATGATGTTATATTGGCAGGCGATTTTAATTCGAACATTCTTGTAGACTCTTCCTTGTTAGACAAAATGCTGACTTTGAGTCTCGTTACTACTAACAATGTGTATCCCACACACTTCTCTTCATCAGGTTTCAGCACACTTTTGGATTTGTTTCTTGTGAACAACCCATGTGAAATTCTGCATTATGATCAGATTTCAGCCTCATGCTTCTCGAAACATGACCTGATATTTCTGGACtacaattttcctaaacatgAAAAGGTGGGAACTTACAATTATACGTATCGGGATTATCGGAGTATTAACTACACGGACCTGCAAGATAGGATCAATTCGGTCAGCTGGGACAATATTTACACCTTTAGCACTGTGGATCAGCAACTGGAATTCCTGCAGGGTAATATTGTGCGTATATATGATGAGACCATCCCCATCAGGAATAGAAGAACAAAGTCTAACCATGGACCTTGGTTTAACTCCACAATTAAGTCTTGTATTAGGGAGAGGGATATTGCGTATTCCAAATGGAAAAGATTTAGGACACCTGAGCTCCTCCAGGAATATCGTTCGTCAAGGAATAGGGTCAATAGCTACATTAAAGCGGCCAAGGTTCAGTATTACGCCGGGAAATTTCATAGGGCAGTAGACTCGATAAGTAAATGGGGGGTTATACGGGATATAAGTGTTGGTAAGTCCAGGTATCTTTCTCAGCACTGCGGAGATCTTGATGAACTTAACAAGGCCTTCGTTAATATTCCGACCATACAAATTGATGTTTCCTTTTATTGTAATAGTAATAGAACAGCGGACGATTCTGATATTTATGGCTCTTTTGAATTTCGATGTGTCTCATATGATGAAGTGGTTATTAGCTTCTCCAAAGTGAAGTCTAACGCCGTCGGTCTTGATGGTATTGATCCAAAATTTATTAGGATCATACTTCCAACGATTTTGCCTTTTGTTACCCATTTttttaatacgattttaacCACAAGTATGTACCCCACTATGTGGAAACATGCGAAAATCATTCCGGTTCCTAAATCTAATTTGGATTTCCGTCCCATATCTATACTCAGCTACTTGTCTAAGGTTTTCGAGAAGATATTGCACTCTCAGATGTCAGAATATCTTCACCGGGAGTCACTGTTGACTG CGTTTGATTCTGTTGATCATCAAAATCTGGCCGTGAAATTGAGACGTTTCTTTAAATTCTCATCAACCGCATTGGACCTGATTACGTCGTACCTTAAGGACAGGATTCAAACAGTTTATAGTGGAGGCGATAGATCGGGACCTCTACCTGTATATAGGGGTGTACCACAGGGGTCCATTATAGGTCCGTTATTATTCTCACTATATGCCAACGATCTCCCCCTACAATTAGAGCATTGCAAGACTGTCATGTATGCTGATGACGTCCAGGTTTTCCTGAGCGGCAATGTTGGCAGTATCAGGGACACTGTAGAGAGGCTTAACTATGATCTTAACCGTGTATTTAATTGGGCGAAGGCTAACGGATTATTGCTGAACCCTACTAAATCGAAATACCTTATAATACACAGGAACAAGCATTTCCACCCACATGCGCCGGATATTATTATAAATGGTCAGAAGGTAGATGTTGTCACCAGAGCGAAGAATTTAGGAGTAATTTTCAATAGTTCACTTAGTTGGACAGACCATGTCAATTCTGCTGCGGGCCAGACTTATGCTAGGTTAAGAGCGCTGTGGTTTAGCCATTCCTATACGCCACTGAACATACGAATTCTGTTGGCGAAAACTTTACTAGTACCAGGACTGATTTATGGCTGTGAACTTTTTGCTAATTGTGACTCGGGGAGTCTACGGAGGTTAAATGTTGCCTTCAATAGCATCATCCGTTATGTGTATGGACTGAATAGGCGACAACGG AAACTTATAGCAAAACGGACACCGGATAACTTGTATAACAAATTGAGATTCGCAAGATCAAGCAGAGGAAGAAAAATAATACCATTTAGGCGTCGATGTCTTGTTTCCGAATGGCATTTCTTTGTCAGTACAATACGTCTTTGGAACACATTACCGAGCAACATACAAAGCATCAGCAAcccctttatttttaaaaagcgaATACTACAATT AAGTACTTATACTACCTTGAATATACACAACATCATATTGCAACTCAACAAGGACGTCAACATAATTTCCACCACAACGACAACAACTGGCgctttttat GGCATAACAATTCATCACTCGTTTCACATTTCCATGAATCCTGCATTGGCATATGGCCCATTTTTTCCAATGACCATAGCAAGAAAACAAGAAAAGGCATTGCGTTAA